Proteins encoded in a region of the Anopheles ziemanni chromosome 2, idAnoZiCoDA_A2_x.2, whole genome shotgun sequence genome:
- the LOC131282464 gene encoding uncharacterized protein LOC131282464: MGDSILKILVTLLYSCCGWLLQSITTKFATIMDFKQNGSPTPTSSSSSQQQTSAVGGGGYGSGNPGTRLQALKQQQFPAGGTNGAPPLRRRCRSESLPMAPLLYGSGVVEQQGTGSSSSSSKAKKMLPHHSQQQQQQHHKHKLFPGVGGGSTALHDHPASATAAGGLCIESFSLQQQQQQPRKVPTLPLASHELLPTIGSNAASGAGLLVAKENVAQNHFNQNYGAANHGGVNAKDVYMSELDGFRKDRRNGGYYVPNEWQLESRFARNLEANFATRATILERSGRKLRARSESEPQEFLYHSAHTSYVSAATASGSSSLLTGQRTSMAGQRDRFNRDNTLKRTRDTISPTLEADESLAMITGGEDGFSDYGSSSSQATLSSTSLLAATCQKDSPPSKMANAAEDMDVSHDHHLSGRTTTTTAARSTKSSKALSGAVGGGQLRSTKLAVRANRLASSRLKPKLASTLTSTGIVGTPVLSTTSEARRKSASPQPSQKGTTAATTTAIIGALHHPNGSTSPTPSGVSIGTSGGESVHTQDLDAETIDQSDAGDDDDDDLDDECNGEDDDLDDEIANCGDEVLDDSLTDSEDNYRSYLAAAYQKAKSQSGSPSPSLAGGKATPVATSIGGIVGGYAPEGPLAPSLFPYVPPYLTFAEHDEKGPPMPPSIHKVLKWKLTLITPIVVRKVLINSGFRLLKKTNDWVGIWGKHMKSTCFKTLRPYQKFNHLPGSFQIGRKDRVWRNLQTQMNRHGKKEFGFMPRTYIIPQDLKMLRQLWPRYNQRNCKWIIKPPASARGTGIKVVNRWSQIPKRKPLIVQRYIERPLLINGSKFDLRLYVLVTSMNPLRVYMHTDGLARFASVKYSEKSETLNDRYMHLTNYSINKLSNNYSQNEDADACQGHKWTVKSLWSYFTEQGINVDRLWSALRNLVLRTVLAGEGPIHAMSKVNVGSKYNCYELFGIDVLLDSELVPWLLEVNISPSLHSASSLDLRVKGPLVKALLNTVMYQIPPRIPMAEQKEILREQGLEGPLCFDKRIYTTGLSKVERLKHTQFIQKDMAREDYLSTILEELTPDDVRCLLLTEDELSRSAPLERILPAPNSHRYIGYTEHPRYYNRLLDAWEHRFSHNRSEGIALLRSLCERKVHLQVPPSTLKKDCNNKPGTESTNSENGSQDSGIHTDQQTSLSEMPSQESSSVYQSQESIDQLPEDTPRRKVASHTDTATNDDNDILVVTPQPIVIRAIYPPGSDNLLTTQTIEVPVPVLHGADTDVPPLPAASEPMVTATVDDVTSQTPRLSSTTDDGDSIRLGDKIKLILDDALLLKQQECGGGDTENTIIVQE, from the exons ATGGGCGATAGCATTCTTAAAATACTCGTCACGCTGCTGTACTCGTGCTGCGGATGGTTGCTGCAAAGT ATAACGACCAAATTTGCCACCATAATGGACTTCAAACAAAACGGATCGCCAACcccaacgtcgtcgtcgtcgtcacagCAGCAAACTTCCGCCGTCGGTGGCGGCGGTTACGGTAGTGGGAATCCGGGCACGCGCCTGCAAGCCctaaagcagcagcagtttcCGGCCGGTGGAACGAACGGTGCGCCACCGTTACGCCGGAGGTGCCGCAGCGAAAGTCTTCCAATGGCTCCCCTCCTGTACGGTAGCGGTGTGGTGGAGCAGCAGGGAAccggtagtagtagtagtagtagtaaagCGAAAAAGATGCTTCCCCATCactcgcagcagcagcagcagcagcaccataaGCATAAGCTGTTCCCCGGTGTCGGCGGTGGCAGTACCGCCCTCCATGATCATCCTGCCTCGGCGACGGCCGCCGGTGGTTTATGCATCGAATCGTTTTccttgcagcagcagcagcagcaacctcGTAAAGTACCCACACTGCCACTAGCGAGCCATGAACTACTGCCAACGATCGGATCGAACGCTGCCTCCGGTGCCGGCCTGCTGGTGGCGAAGGAGAATGTCGCGCAGAACCACTTCAATCAGAATTATGGTGCTGCCAACCACGGGGGTGTGAACGCGAAGGACGTGTACATGAGCGAGCTGGATGGGTTCCGGAAGGACCGTCGGAATGGGGGGTACTATGTGCCAAACGAATGGCAGCTGGAGTCACGCTTTGCGCGCAACCTGGAGGCGAACTTTGCCACCCGGGCTACCATTCTCGAGCGCAGCGGAAGAAAGctgcgcgcccgcagcgaatCGGAACCGCAGGAGTTTCTTTACCACAGTGCCCACACCAGCTACGTTAGTGCTGCTACTGCCAGCGGGAGCAGTAGTCTGCTGACCGGACAGCGAACAAGCATGGCGGGACAGCGCGATCGGTTTAATCGAGAC aataCACTTAAAAGAACTCGTGATACAATTTCACCCACACTGGAAGCTGATGAATCTCTCGCGATGATAACCGGCGGAGAGGATGGATTTAGCGATTACGGCAGTTCCTCCTCGCAGGCGACGCTTTCCTCAACCTCGCTATTAGCTGCCACTTGCCAAAAAGACTCACCACCATCGAAAATGGCCAACGCAGCGGAAGACATGGACGTTAGCCACGATCACCATCTGTCGGGCCGCACGACGACCACAACCGCCGCACGCAGCACCAAATCCTCAAAAGCCTTATCCGGTGCGGTCGGCGGCGGACAGCTCCGTTCGACCAAGTTGGCCGTGCGCGCTAACCGGCTCGCATCGAGTCGGTTAAAACCGAAACTAGCTAGTACACTGACCAGTACCGGCATCGTCGGTACACCGGTGCTATCGACCACCTCCGAAGCGCGGCGTAAATCGGCCTCTCCGCAACCGAGTCAAAAGGGAACGACGGCGGCAACCACGACGGCCATCATTGGCGCACTGCATCATCCCAATGGTAGTACCTCACCGACGCCGTCGGGCGTGTCGATCGGTACCAGTGGCGGTGAGTCGGTCCACACGCAAGACCTCGACGCGGAAACGATCGATCAGTCCGATGccggcgacgacgatgacgacgatctGGACGATGAGTGTAATGGGGAGGATGACGATCTGGATGACGAGATCGCCAACTGCGGCGACGAGGTGCTGGACGATTCATTGACCGATTCCGAGGACAACTATCGCTCGTACCTGGCGGCCGCGTACCAGAAGGCAAAATCGCAATCCGGTTCACCGTCACCTTCGCTGGCGGGTGGAAAAGCGACCCCTGTTGCCACTTCCATCGGTGGCATCGTTGGTGGGTACGCCCCGGAGGGACCACTGGCTCCCAGTCTGTTTCCTTACGTTCCGCCTTATCTAACGTTTGCGGAGCACGACGAAAAAGGGCCACCGATGCCACCGTCCATTCATAAGGTGTTGAAGTGGAAGCTTACACTGATCACTCCGATCGTCGTGCGCAAGGTGCTTATCAACAGTGGGTTCCGTTTGCTAAAGA AAACAAACGATTGGGTCGGCATTTGGGGAAAGCACATGAAAAGCACCTGCTTCAAGACGCTACGGCCGTATCAAAAGTTCAACCACCTGCCAGGCAGCTTCCAAATCGGCCGGAAGGATCGCGTGTGGCGCAATCTGCAAACGCAGATGAACCGCCACGGCAAGAAAGAGTTCGGTTTCATGCCCCGTACCTACATCATCCCGCAGGACCTGAAGATGCTGCGCCAGCTGTGGCCCCGTTACAATCAGCGCAACTGCAAGTGGATCATCAAACCGCCGGCGTCAGCCCGTGGCACCGGCATCAAGGTGGTTAACCGGTGGTCTCAGATCCCCAAGCGGAAGCCACTGATCGTGCAGCGGTACATCGAGCGGCCGCTGCTGATCAATGGCAGCAAGTTCGACCTGCGCCTGTACGTACTCGTGACATCGATGAACCCGCTGCGGGTGTACATGCACACGGACGGGTTGGCCCGGTTCGCTTCGGTGAAGTACAGCGAAAAGTCGGAGACCCTCAACGATCGGTACATGCATTTAACGAACTACAGTATTAACAAGCTGTCAAACAACTACAGCCAGAACGAGGATGCGGACGCGTGCCAGGGCCACAAGTGGACCGTCAAGTCGCTCTGGTCGTACTTCACCGAGCAGGGCATCAACGTCGATCGGCTGTGGAGCGCTCTGCGCAATCTAGTCCTTCGCACGGTCCTGGCCGGCGAGGGTCCCATCCACGCTATGTCGAAGGTGAACGTCGGCAGCAAGTACAACTGCTACGAGCTGTTTGGCATTGACGTGCTGCTCGACTCGGAGCTCGTCCCGTGGTTACTTGAGGTAAACATTTCACCCTCCCTTCATTCGGCCTCGTCGCTGGATCTGCGTGTCAAGGGACCATTGGTCAAGGCGTTGCTAAATACGGTCATGTATCAG ATTCCTCCCAGAATACCAATGGCGGAGCAGAAAGAAATACTAAGAGAGCAGGGTCTCGAGGGGCCGCTTTGCTTCGATAAGCGCATCTACACTACCGGCCTTTCGAAGGTGGAACGACTGAAACACACACAATTCATCCAAAAAGACATGGCACGGGAAGAT TATCTCAGCACCATTCTGGAGGAACTGACGCCCGATGACGTGCGCTGTTTACTGCTAACCGAGGACGAACTTTCTCGTAGTGCCCCACTGGAAAGGATTTTGCCCGCTCCCAATAGCCACCGGTACATCGGCTATACCGAACATCCACGGTACTACAACCGGCTGCTGGATGCATGGGAGCACCGTTTCAGTCACAACCGCTCGGAAGGAATCGCACTGCTACGCTCCCTTTGTGAGCGTAAGGTGCACCTACAGGTCCCTCCCAGTACGCTGAAAAAG GACTGCAACAATAAGCCGGGGACGGAAAGTACAAACAGCGAAAACGGTTCGCAGGACAGCGGCATCCACACGGACCAGCAAACGAGCCTGTCCGAGATGCCGTCCCAGGAGTCGTCCTCCGTCTACCAGTCGCAGGAGTCGATCGATCAGCTACCGGAGGACACTCCCCGTCGCAAGGTGGCCAGCCACACAGACACAGCGACAAATGACGACAACGACATCCTCGTGGTCACCCCGCAGCCCATTGTTATTCGTGCCATTTATCCACCGGGCAGCGACAACCTACTCACGACGCAAACGATCGAGGTTCCGGTACCGGTGCTGCATGGCGCCGATACGGACGTGCCGCCGCTGCCCGCCGCCAGTGAACCAATGGTGACGGCCACAGTCGACGATGTCACGTCGCAAACGCCACGCTTGAGTTCGACGACGGACGATGGGGACAGCATTCGACTGGGGGACAAAATTAAACTTATCCTTGACGACGCGCTGCTGTTAAAGCAGCAAGAATGTGGGGGTGGTGATACGGAGAACACAATTATTGTGCAGGAGTAA